The following coding sequences are from one Microbacterium wangchenii window:
- a CDS encoding fumarylacetoacetate hydrolase family protein: MRFGTIEDGAATTVVVQASPEEAAAMPYPDLDVMLAVPEAQWRAAAAAALASGDVRPVASLSWLPPVRRPGKVLCVALNNSANPDRIMRGPSTPAMFVKPSSSLVGHGRPIVVKEAYGRVHPEPELAVVIGRGGADIAVEDALAHVFGYTIINDLTSPTMRDADTFHYRAIHPDPDSADGIRYVDSWVSYPARYKGSDTFGPLGPWVSTRDEIPDPHALRITCTHDGALVTDDNTANLRFSVAEVISFASEYLTLEAGDVIAMGTALKRSARGGAVQNVDLARLGGVIEVSIQGIGTLSNPVQRR, translated from the coding sequence ATGAGATTCGGGACGATCGAGGACGGCGCCGCCACGACGGTGGTCGTCCAGGCCTCGCCGGAAGAGGCGGCGGCGATGCCGTACCCCGACCTGGACGTCATGCTCGCAGTCCCCGAGGCCCAGTGGCGCGCCGCAGCGGCCGCCGCGCTGGCATCCGGCGACGTCCGGCCCGTCGCATCGCTGTCGTGGCTGCCGCCGGTGCGCCGCCCCGGGAAGGTGCTGTGCGTCGCGCTGAACAACAGCGCCAATCCCGACCGGATCATGCGCGGTCCGTCCACGCCGGCGATGTTCGTGAAGCCGTCCTCCTCGCTCGTCGGGCACGGCCGACCGATCGTGGTCAAGGAGGCGTACGGGCGGGTGCACCCCGAACCCGAGCTCGCGGTCGTGATCGGGCGAGGTGGGGCCGACATCGCCGTCGAGGATGCCCTCGCGCACGTGTTCGGCTACACGATCATCAACGACCTGACCTCCCCGACCATGCGGGACGCCGACACCTTCCACTACCGCGCGATCCACCCCGACCCCGACAGCGCCGACGGCATCCGGTACGTCGACAGCTGGGTGAGCTATCCGGCGCGATACAAGGGCTCCGACACCTTCGGACCGCTCGGCCCGTGGGTGAGCACGCGCGATGAGATCCCGGATCCGCACGCCCTGCGGATCACGTGCACCCATGACGGCGCCCTCGTCACCGACGACAACACGGCCAACCTGCGATTCTCCGTCGCCGAGGTCATCTCCTTCGCCTCGGAGTACCTGACCCTCGAGGCCGGCGATGTCATCGCGATGGGCACGGCCCTGAAGCGCTCCGCGCGCGGCGGCGCGGTGCAGAACGTCGACCTGGCCCGCCTGGGCGGGGTCATCGAGGTCTCGATCCAGGGGATCGGCACACTGTCGAACCCCGTCCAGCGGCGATGA
- a CDS encoding aldehyde dehydrogenase family protein gives MTTLLEDISVTAQEGRAVPDAATGEPIGYVAARTRADLDDAVATARAAQPAWAALGHAERSRLLHASADEIDAHAEELAQIIAKEQGKPLNGLGARFEAAGCAAWIRAAADLPLEPEVIFEGEGTRSELHYVPLGVVGAISPWNWPALIAIWQIAPSLRMGNAVVAKPSEYTPLSVMAVAELMNRQLPPGVLTVVPGDREVGAAIAAHPGIDKIMFTGSTRTGREIVKSSAHNLARLTLELGGNDAGIVLPGADVKALGEKLFWGAFINSGQTCAALKRLYVHDSLYDEVVDELARLAEAAPLGPGMDERSALGPLSTRQQFDIVSGLVEDARDRGARIVTGGEAAPDLGAHFYRATIVADIDDDALLVSEEQFGPVLPIVRYTDLDDVIARANASDQALGASVWGDPEQARLIAERIQSGTVWINQHGTINPVVPFGGTKGSGYGLEFGVHGLKAVAGTKVITV, from the coding sequence ATGACGACACTGCTGGAAGACATCTCGGTGACGGCGCAGGAGGGTCGCGCGGTGCCGGATGCGGCCACCGGCGAGCCCATCGGCTACGTCGCGGCGCGCACCCGAGCCGACCTCGACGACGCCGTCGCGACCGCGCGGGCGGCGCAGCCCGCGTGGGCGGCCCTCGGCCACGCGGAGCGCAGCCGGCTCCTGCACGCGTCCGCCGACGAGATCGACGCACACGCCGAGGAGCTCGCGCAGATCATCGCGAAAGAGCAGGGCAAGCCCCTCAACGGCCTCGGCGCCCGCTTCGAAGCCGCCGGCTGCGCCGCCTGGATCCGCGCCGCCGCCGACCTGCCGCTGGAACCAGAGGTGATCTTCGAGGGCGAGGGCACTCGGAGCGAGCTGCACTACGTGCCGCTGGGGGTCGTCGGCGCGATCAGCCCGTGGAACTGGCCGGCGCTCATCGCGATCTGGCAGATCGCGCCGTCGCTGCGGATGGGCAACGCCGTGGTGGCCAAGCCGAGCGAGTACACGCCGCTCAGCGTGATGGCGGTGGCGGAGCTGATGAACCGGCAGCTTCCTCCCGGCGTCCTCACCGTGGTGCCCGGCGACCGCGAGGTGGGCGCGGCGATCGCCGCCCATCCCGGCATCGACAAGATCATGTTCACCGGGTCCACGCGCACCGGGCGGGAGATCGTCAAGAGCTCCGCGCACAACCTCGCGCGCCTGACCCTCGAGCTCGGCGGGAACGACGCGGGCATCGTCCTGCCGGGGGCGGATGTGAAGGCCCTCGGCGAGAAGCTCTTCTGGGGAGCGTTCATCAACTCCGGTCAGACCTGCGCCGCCCTCAAGCGCCTCTACGTGCACGACTCCCTCTACGACGAGGTCGTCGACGAGCTCGCCCGCCTGGCCGAGGCGGCACCGCTGGGGCCGGGCATGGACGAGCGCAGCGCGCTGGGCCCGCTCTCCACCCGGCAGCAGTTCGACATCGTGTCGGGCCTCGTCGAGGACGCGCGTGACCGCGGGGCGCGCATCGTCACGGGAGGAGAGGCGGCGCCCGACCTCGGCGCCCACTTCTACCGCGCGACGATCGTCGCCGACATCGACGACGACGCCCTGCTGGTCTCTGAGGAGCAGTTCGGGCCGGTCCTCCCGATCGTGCGCTACACCGACCTCGACGACGTCATCGCGCGCGCCAACGCCTCCGATCAGGCCCTGGGCGCATCGGTGTGGGGCGACCCGGAGCAGGCGCGGCTCATCGCCGAGCGGATCCAGAGCGGCACCGTCTGGATCAACCAGCACGGCACGATCAATCCCGTGGTGCCCTTCGGCGGGACGAAGGGGTCGGGATACGGACTGGAGTTCGGCGTGCACGGCCTCAAGGCCGTGGCCGGCACCAAAGTGATCACCGTCTGA
- a CDS encoding carboxymuconolactone decarboxylase family protein: MVIRDELYDIGIRQRRAMFGPQGAEGRVDTTTDLNDKLEDFVTRFTFGDVWQRPGLSLAARSEVTFAMLLASGKEHELRVHTEGALENGVSPVALREIVLQGLLYCGIPAAVLGVRVLREVFDARGIGDVLDGEAEATRRKEPS; encoded by the coding sequence GTGGTCATCCGCGACGAACTGTACGACATCGGCATCCGGCAGCGCCGCGCGATGTTCGGCCCCCAGGGCGCCGAGGGCCGCGTCGACACGACGACCGACCTCAACGACAAACTCGAGGACTTCGTCACCCGCTTCACCTTCGGCGACGTGTGGCAGCGGCCGGGGCTCTCCCTCGCCGCCCGCAGCGAGGTGACGTTCGCGATGCTCCTGGCCAGCGGGAAGGAGCACGAACTGCGCGTGCACACCGAAGGCGCCCTGGAGAACGGCGTCTCACCGGTCGCACTGCGCGAGATCGTGCTGCAGGGGCTGCTGTACTGCGGCATCCCCGCCGCGGTGCTGGGGGTGCGCGTGCTCCGCGAGGTGTTCGACGCGCGCGGCATCGGCGACGTCCTCGACGGCGAAGCCGAGGCGACACGCAGAAAGGAGCCATCATGA
- a CDS encoding helix-turn-helix domain-containing protein yields MARASTTEYTGVETATARSIGEWREVAGSRFVPLHVIGGPGFTGSIRWRIVEGTCLSEIAASAHRVLRTPALISPDDPKHYKITLQVEGTGLVAQDGRQSVLRPGDLAIYDTSRPYTLEFSGDVHCLVMAFPQDAFDVPESLIRRITAVRLSGDSGVGALISPFMRHLSENLDTLDGVAGMRILHSSLDLLTALVYAQLSEDQDHWGQTRQVEMRRLKLYIDAHLHEPDLNAVEVAKAHYMSVRQLQYLFRGEDLTVSGYIRSRRLEHCRMALSDPAQASLSILEIAQRWGFPDASHFSKVFRATYGITPRELRMARLGD; encoded by the coding sequence ATGGCGCGCGCTTCCACCACCGAGTACACCGGCGTCGAGACGGCGACCGCGCGATCCATCGGCGAATGGCGGGAGGTCGCGGGCAGCCGCTTCGTGCCGCTGCACGTGATCGGCGGCCCCGGTTTCACCGGCAGCATCCGCTGGCGCATCGTGGAGGGCACGTGCCTGAGCGAGATCGCGGCGAGCGCGCATCGGGTGCTGCGCACCCCCGCGCTGATCTCCCCCGACGACCCCAAGCACTACAAGATCACCCTGCAGGTGGAGGGCACGGGGCTCGTCGCCCAGGACGGGCGGCAGAGCGTCCTGCGCCCGGGCGACCTGGCGATCTACGACACCAGCAGGCCGTACACGCTGGAATTCAGCGGCGACGTGCACTGCCTCGTGATGGCGTTCCCGCAGGACGCGTTCGACGTCCCGGAGTCCCTCATCCGCCGCATCACCGCGGTGCGGCTGTCCGGCGACTCCGGAGTGGGGGCGCTGATCTCGCCGTTCATGCGTCACCTCTCCGAGAACCTCGACACCCTGGACGGGGTCGCCGGGATGCGGATCCTGCACAGCTCACTGGACCTGCTGACCGCCCTGGTCTACGCGCAGCTGTCCGAGGACCAGGACCACTGGGGCCAGACGCGCCAGGTCGAGATGCGCCGGCTCAAGCTGTACATCGACGCGCACCTGCACGAACCCGACCTCAACGCCGTCGAGGTGGCCAAGGCCCACTACATGTCCGTCCGGCAGCTGCAATACCTCTTCCGGGGAGAGGACCTCACCGTCTCGGGCTACATCCGCTCGCGGCGACTGGAACACTGCCGCATGGCGCTGAGCGATCCCGCCCAGGCGTCGCTGTCGATCCTCGAGATCGCCCAGCGCTGGGGCTTCCCCGACGCCAGCCACTTCAGCAAGGTGTTCCGGGCGACCTACGGCATCACCCCGCGCGAGCTGCGGATGGCGCGCCTGGGCGACTGA
- a CDS encoding multidrug effflux MFS transporter yields MDSVGGARPRRLDVRTWSRRRRFAVLALLGVLVAGGPLGTDMYTPGLPQVIDDLGTETGLVQLTLMAYNVGLGVGQFAWGPISDRVGRRGPVILGSVGFAVAALLCSFAPNIGVLLAGRVLMGFAGAAGIVVGRAIARDLYSGAELTRVFGILAVVFGIAPVIGPLVGGFVLSVGSWRSTFLLLMTIGVLLAVASAVGIPETLRPELRVRGASTERREAWIAPLRNRQFVTSVLILVGASTSMILYLSSVPIVLQRERGMDVVGYSMLFAFNAVGVLLGAQVGPWLSRRLGGIRVLVLALLLNLAAALTVAFSSALRSPLWVLDAGMWFTVFAAGICMPLAIGLALQPFAKGAGTAAAIAGGSQLALGSVVPAIVVSVVETSGVVLGIAQAAATIVTLGLVGVAAMSARRAPRTRDAGDSEPDLTEPA; encoded by the coding sequence ATGGACTCGGTGGGGGGCGCCAGGCCGCGGCGGCTGGATGTGCGCACGTGGTCGCGCCGCCGCCGGTTCGCCGTCCTCGCCCTCCTGGGCGTGCTCGTGGCCGGCGGACCGCTCGGCACCGACATGTACACGCCGGGGCTGCCGCAGGTGATCGACGACCTCGGCACCGAGACGGGCCTGGTCCAGCTCACCCTCATGGCGTACAACGTCGGCCTGGGGGTCGGGCAGTTCGCGTGGGGACCCATCAGCGACCGCGTCGGGCGCCGGGGGCCCGTCATCCTCGGCTCGGTCGGATTCGCCGTCGCGGCGCTCCTGTGCTCCTTCGCACCGAACATCGGCGTGCTCCTGGCCGGTCGCGTCCTGATGGGCTTCGCCGGGGCGGCCGGCATCGTGGTGGGCCGGGCGATCGCGCGCGATCTGTACTCCGGCGCCGAGCTCACGCGCGTCTTCGGCATCCTCGCCGTCGTCTTCGGCATCGCTCCGGTGATCGGCCCCCTCGTCGGCGGGTTCGTGCTCAGCGTCGGCAGCTGGCGCTCGACGTTCCTCCTGCTCATGACGATCGGCGTGCTGCTCGCCGTCGCCAGCGCCGTCGGCATCCCCGAGACGCTGCGGCCTGAACTGCGCGTGCGCGGCGCGTCGACCGAGAGACGGGAGGCGTGGATCGCCCCGTTGCGCAACCGGCAGTTCGTCACGAGCGTCCTGATCCTCGTGGGCGCGTCGACCTCGATGATCCTCTATCTCAGCTCCGTGCCGATCGTGCTCCAGCGCGAGCGCGGTATGGACGTCGTGGGGTACTCGATGCTGTTCGCGTTCAACGCGGTCGGTGTCCTCCTGGGAGCGCAGGTGGGCCCATGGCTCAGTCGCCGCCTCGGCGGCATCCGGGTGCTCGTTCTGGCCCTCCTGCTGAACCTCGCCGCCGCCCTCACGGTGGCGTTCAGCTCGGCGCTGCGCAGCCCCCTGTGGGTGCTGGATGCGGGCATGTGGTTCACGGTCTTCGCGGCCGGCATCTGCATGCCGCTCGCGATCGGGCTGGCTCTGCAGCCGTTCGCGAAAGGCGCCGGAACCGCCGCCGCGATCGCCGGCGGCTCGCAACTCGCGCTCGGTTCGGTCGTTCCCGCGATCGTCGTGAGCGTCGTGGAGACCTCCGGCGTGGTCCTCGGCATCGCCCAGGCCGCGGCGACGATCGTGACCCTGGGACTGGTCGGAGTCGCGGCGATGTCGGCGCGCCGGGCGCCGCGCACACGGGACGCTGGGGACTCGGAGCCGGATCTCACCGAGCCCGCGTAG
- a CDS encoding IclR family transcriptional regulator has product MPASPPAPPSQTLSRGVRILEALAEAPGALTTDEIAREIAVHRSIAYRLIRTLEEHGLVERDDTGRVALGVRLSALAAGVSRDLVSGALPELTAVANELRMTAFVGVIDGSECVTLTSVEPQTAVASMAQRPGAHHPLSAGATGKALLSMLPEGEWPVPPTPALVAEVAAIRERGYGVSSDEVIPTVRAVAVPVRLRGGRPVALAVIYVGEVDDTAAIARRLQRSADALRAATGG; this is encoded by the coding sequence ATGCCCGCCTCCCCTCCCGCCCCGCCGTCGCAGACCCTGAGCCGCGGCGTGCGCATCCTGGAGGCGCTGGCCGAAGCGCCCGGGGCGCTGACGACGGACGAGATCGCCCGCGAGATCGCCGTCCACCGGTCGATCGCGTACCGGCTGATCCGCACGCTCGAGGAGCACGGCCTCGTCGAGCGCGACGACACCGGACGTGTCGCCCTCGGGGTGCGGCTGTCGGCGCTGGCGGCGGGGGTGTCGCGCGACCTGGTGTCCGGCGCCCTCCCCGAACTGACCGCGGTCGCCAACGAGCTGCGCATGACCGCGTTCGTGGGCGTCATCGACGGCAGCGAGTGCGTCACCCTGACCTCGGTGGAGCCGCAGACGGCGGTGGCCTCGATGGCGCAGCGCCCCGGTGCCCACCATCCCCTGTCCGCCGGCGCGACCGGCAAGGCGCTCCTGTCGATGCTGCCGGAGGGCGAGTGGCCCGTCCCCCCGACCCCCGCGCTCGTCGCCGAGGTTGCGGCCATCCGCGAGCGCGGCTACGGCGTCAGCTCGGACGAGGTGATCCCCACCGTCCGCGCGGTCGCCGTTCCCGTGCGGCTGCGGGGCGGACGCCCCGTCGCGCTGGCGGTCATCTACGTCGGCGAGGTCGACGACACGGCCGCGATCGCCCGCCGACTGCAGCGCTCGGCCGACGCCCTGCGCGCAGCGACCGGAGGCTGA